The genomic DNA TAGGCGACTTATTAACAAAATGCAATTATTTCACCGTAAATTAGTGAGAATTTGAATAACTTGAAATATTCTTAAGCAATTGCCGGTTATTGTTCATTCTGGCAAGGGCAGCGGCATCATTTAAATACTCGTGAATTTTAGCGGGATCTTCGGTTAGCTGGGCTTGTAAGAATTTAATGCGAGCCGCATAGTAAGTTACGTGGAAGCGAGCACAAATTTCAATCCCATAGTCAAGCAGTTGAAGACTGCGAGGCGTGTCACCAATATTGGCATAAAAAGCGCCAGTGTAATAAGCCAGATTGATTACACGCCAGACACTGGCAGTCGTTTCTAGTGGTAAGTTTGGCAGGGCGTGCCGAACTTTTTCAAAGTAATATTGGGCCTTATCGTTATCTTTATTCTGTTGATAGGCAATCCCAATGCCACAATAGGCCAATTGTGTATAGATTGTAATGTGGCTTTCATCTAAATCGGTAATGATTTGGTCAAAATTAAAAATGACATCGCTAATTGGATGGTGATTAAGTGCCGCAACGTAACCTTTTAGGTAGCAGTATTGTAATTTTGTTTCACGGTCGTGACGCGGCATATCCGCTACTTTTTCAAGCTGGACTTCAGCATCCTGATACTCTGTCGTAATCAGATCGAATTCAACTTGTTCCAAGACTTTTAAAACGGCGGCATCGGCCACACGTTCAGTTGGAAAGACATCTTCTAATTGCAGGTTTAGTCGCTGACAAAGCTGGGCAACGATTCGTATCGCGGGAGCCTTGCCGTTGTTTTCAAACTTGCTTAGTGTCGCCTGAGTACAAATGCCGTCTGCAAGGGCTTTTTGAGAAAGTCCGAGGGCTTTGCGACGGGCAATGAAAAGCTCAATATTCATGCCATCACGCTTCCTTTACATAGTTAAGTCATATTTGGAACTGCTTTCATTTAACTTAATTAAAAACTTTTTATATAATTTTGTCAATATTTAAACATAATTTTACATATTCTAAAAATATATGCTAGCCATATAAAAAACGCTCGCTAGCAACGGCTAGTGAGCGTTTATGAGTGATGATGATATCTTATTTAGCCATGTAAGCATTTTTGAAATTGTAGTTTGTACCAGAAGTATTGTAAATCAGGCCTTTTAGCTTAGGATTGACCATTTGTGCAATTGTTGCTTGGGTTAATGGCGCGACACATTCATCAGTACCGATTATTTTTTCGGCTTTGCCTAATGCAGTCCAACGTACCGTTTGGTTAGTAGCTTGTTCAGCCTGCTTGACGGCCGCATCATAGTCGGTGTTCTTCCACTTGCCAAAATTATAATCATTTGTTGAAGTGAGAATGCCGAGATCAGAAATAGGATCGGCAAAGTCAGCTTGCCAGCCAGAGATAGCTAGTTGAAAATCACCGGAAGTTTCACGAGCCAGCCGGTTTTTAAATGGCAAGGTCACATCAGTGATTTTTAAGCCAGGGAGTTCCTTTTCTAGCTGCCCTTGAACATATTCGGCAATTTCTTTAGTTTGATCAATATTATCATGTGTCAGTGTTAAGGTTAACGATTTTTTGCCAACTTCTTTTAGTCCTTCAGTCCATAATTGCTTGGCTTTAGCGTTATTCTGAGCAACTGCTTCAGTAACAGTGTTTTCAGTTGCAAAGTCCTCATTAGTAGCTGGATCAGTGGCGAGACCAGTAGTAACGAATCCCTTTGGTACTGCTGAACCATCGGCTAATACATTTGAAACGAGTTGGTGCCGATCAATAGTCAAGGACATGGCTTGCCGTAGCTTAGCATTGGCTAACGCGGGAACCTTCTTCTGATTAAATTCCAAATAATTTAGTCTGGATGTCTTGCGGAGCACTAACTTGGGGTTGTTCTTCTCGTTTTTAACTTGTTCACCACTTAACGTTGCCATATCGAGTTTATTGCTTTGGAACAAGTTGAAGCCAGTCGTAGTTGATTTAACGACTTGGTCATTGATCTTTTCTAAGTAAACGTGTTGCTTGTCCCAATATTTAGGATTGCGGTTTAAAGTCCAGGTCGTATTTGTTCCTTTCCATCCCTGCATGGTGAAGGGACCGTCATAGACCATCTTGGTGGCAGTTGTGCCGTAGCCCTTGCCATATTTCTGAACAGCGTGTTGGTTTTGTGGGAAGAAGATCGCGAAGCCCATTAGCAGTTTGAAGTAGGCTAGTGGTTTATCAAGCGTCACGGTCAGCTTATATTTGCTATCGGCCTTGATACCTAAACTAGCCACTTTGGCTTTACCATTAGTGATTTGGTCAGCATTTTTGATACCGGAATAAAGATAGGCGTATTGGGACGCGGTTTTTGGATTGATGGTTCGCCGCCAGCTGTAGACAAAGTCTTGTGCAGTTACGGGATCGCCATTACTCCACTTGGCGTTTTTTCGGAGTGTAAAGGTATAGGTTTTCTTATCCTTAGAAATGACCGTGTGTGTTGCAATTCCCGGTGTAATCTTATTATTGGCACCGATGCGGTATAGTCCTTCCATCGTGTTGTTGATCATATTGGCACTAATGGAATCGGTGACTAGTGATGTATCTAGAGTTGTTAACTCGGAACCATTTTCGGACCAATTCAAGACTTGTTTTTGTGCCATCCCCGTGTGTAAGTTGCCAGCATTATCTGTTTTAGTCTGACTTTGACTACAGGCCGCCAGTAAAAGCCCAGTTGTTGCTGCAGCAGTCGCAGTTGTCAATATTACTTTCCATTTCATATTAAAACTTCCCCCCAACTTGAATGGTCACGAGGATACATTAAAGTAAGATTAAAATCAAAGATTGAATTCTAATAATTAAGGTAATTAACAGCAACTAGTTTGGAAAATAGTCAAAAAAGTATCGTAACTATTGCTACGATACCTTTACGTTGTTAAATTAATTTAATGATGTATTTGATTAACCGACATAATATGCAAGTTGCTTATACGATAGCACTTATTTGGCCATGTAGGCACTCTTAAAGTTATAGTTGATGCCGGCTGTGTTGTAAATAAGTCCTTTCAATTTGGGGTTAACCATCTGAGCAATGACATTTTGTGAAAGTGGTGCAACACCTTGGTCAGTCCCCAATGTTTCAGCGGCAGTGGCTAGTGCTTGCCAACGTTTGGTTGTGCTAGTCGTGCTATTGGCCGTATCAATTGCTTGATCATAAGTCTTATTGGTCCACTTGCCAAAGTTGTAGTCGTTAGTTGACGTCATGATACCGAGATCGGAAATTGGATCGGCAAAATCAGCTTGCCATGCGGAGATGACCAATTGGAAGTTACCAGCAATTTCTCGAGAAATTCTTGTTTTGTATGGTACCGTGACACTTTGAACTTTCAGTCCGGGGAGCTCTTTTTCTAGTTGCCCCTGAACGTATTCGGCAAGAGCCTTCATCTGGTCAGTATCGTCATGCGTCAAGGTCAAAGTAACCGATTTTTTACCGGTTTCTTTCAAGCCTTGTTGCCAAAGCTTTTTAGCTTTAGCAGTATCTTGGGTCACCGAGGATTTGACCGTGTTTTCAGTTGCGAAATCTTTACCAGTAGTGGGATCAGTTGCTAGACCAGTGGTGACAAAACCTTTAGGTGTAACTGAACCGTCACCTAGAACATCATTGACTAATTGTTTACGGTTGAGCGTCAACGACATTGCTTGACGAATCTTTTTATTAGCAAGTAACTTAACTTTCTTTTGATTGAATTCCAAATAATTCAAACGGGAAGATTTACGGATTACTAACTTAGAATTATTCTTTTCATTTTTAACTTGTTGTCCAGAGAGGGTTGCCATATCAAGTTTGTTGCTTTGGAAAAGATTGAAAGCAGTTGTAGTTGATTTGACAACTTGATCGTTAATTTTGGTTAAGTAAACGTGCTTTTTATCCCAATAATTAGTATTACGCTTAAGCGCCCAAGTTGAGTTGGTACCCTTCCAACCGGTCATCTTGAACGGACCATCGTAGACCATTTTGCTAGAACTAGTCCCGTAATCCTTCCCGTATTTTTCAACGGCATGTTGGTTTTGCGGGAAGAATACGACGAAGCCCATTAATAATTTAAAGTATTGCATTGGTTTATCAAGCGTTACGGTTAACTTATACTTACCATCGGCCTTGATACCTAACGTACTAGCCTTGGCCTTACCACTGACAATCTTATCAGCATTTTTAATGCCGGAATACAAGTAAGCGTACTGCGAGGCAGTTTTAGGATTGACAGTTCGCCGCCAACCATAGACGAAATCTTTAGCGGTCACTTGGTCGCCGTTACTCCACTTAGCATTTTTGCGTAGCGTAAATGTGTAAGTTTTTTTATCACTAGAAACAGTGGTCTTGGTGGCAATTCCAGGTGTGACCTTACTATTCTTCCCTAAACGGTATAACCCTTCTTGGGAGTTGCTGATCATGGTACCACTAATCACGTCGGTTGCCAGAGATGGGTCTAAGGTAGTTAAGTCCTGGCCGTTTTCTGACCAATTGAGAACTTGAGTCTTGGCCATCTCGGACGTAGTATTGCCGGCGTTACTCGTACTAGATGAAGATTGCCCGCAACCCACTAATAAGACCCCAGTGGTTGCGGTTACTGCTGCGATTGTTGCAAATGATTTCCATTGCATATAATATGTACCCCCTAATTCAAATGATTATGATATACAGATGAGAATACATTAAAATTAGATTAAATACAATATTATTTTTTTAATCATTAAAATTATTAAGCAAAAAAAGCTATCACCACCTGTAGGGAGTTGTGATAGCTTAATTAACCAAACTAACGTTGCCATTGCATAGTATATTCCGGCTGATTAGTGGCTTGGTCAATGGTCTGATTGAGAACGCGGAAGCCACTGTGGTGATAAAATGCGACGGCTTGGCGATTAGCAATGTAAACGTTCAGCCGCAAGCATTGATGGTTGTTTTTAACCAGTGTCAACAACGCCGTGCCAATGCCCTGATGCTGGGCATCTTTACGAATGAAAAGGCCTGCAATGTAATTAGCTTGTAAGCCAATAAAACCAAGAATCCGATCATCGGGATCATCAGCTAATCCGATAATGATTTCAGCTTCTTGTAAGGCTGCACGAACGAAGGGAGCTTGTTCGTGCCAGTAACCAGTGTGTACAAAGGGGTGGGCCGTTAGATTACCTGATAACCAGATCGACATGAGTTGGTCGAGTTGTTGGGGCGTTAAATGAGTTAAGTGTTCAGTCTTCATAAATTCACACTCTGCTTTAGCAGGCGAACGCGAATAACTGCTGGAATTTTGTTCAATTCAGTAATTAAATCGGTTTGTGACAGCTGCTGAAGGTCATCCACGTCGATAATGGTATAAGCAGTCTGGTTCTTAGCGGCGTTAGCCATAGTGGCGATGTTGAGATTTGCTGTTGCTAATTTGGCTGTAATTTGACTTACCATGTTAGGTACATTTTGATGAATGATCGTAAAGCGGTAAGCGGCGTTAAATGGCACGTTTAAATCGGGTAAATTGATGGCGGCGTGAACGTTGCCAGTTTCTAAGTAGGTCATGATTGTGCGGGCTGCTTGGGTAGCGCCGTTAATTTCAGCCTCGATGGTCGATCCGCCGATGTGGGGTGTGACGGTTACAGCTGGGTGCTCGGCAAGCTGTGTTTCACCAAAGTCCGTGTAGTAGTGGGCAACTTTCTTCGTGGTTAGCGCGCTAATAACGGCCGTATTGTCGACGATACCAAGTCGTGAATAATTAAATAATTGTACGCCTGCTGGCATGGCAGCTAATGCCTTTTCATCAATTAGATGATAGGTGTCAGCATTCTTAGGGACGTGAACTGTTACAAAATCAGCATTTTTGACCGCATCTGGTAACGTTGCAGCGCGCTGAACTTGCTTCGCAATATTCCAAGCGGCATCCGCTGATAGATAAGGGTCGTAGCCAATTACATTCATGCCTAGATTCAGTGCTGCATTGGCAACTAAGGACCCAACGTGGCCTAATCCAATAACGGCTAGGGTTTTACCTGTTAATTCGATGCCGTTAAATTGAGTTTTGTCGTGTTCGGTTCGTTGGGAAATATCAGCTTCGGCATGCTGAGCCGAATAAGTCGTTGCAGCTAATAAGTTACGCGATGCCATGATGAGTAGTCCAATAATGAGTTCCTTAACGGCGTTAGCATTACTGCCCGGGGTATTAAAAACAGCGGTGCCGTTAGCAGTTGCCTGTTTAATCGGAACGTTGTTAACTCCGGCGCCAGCGCGGACAATTACCTTGAGTGACGTGGGTAATGATTCATCATGAAGGTTGACCGAGCGAATTAGGTAGGCGTCAGGATGTTCAGATTGATTAAGAGCGTAGTCAGCAGTAAAAGTATTCAGTCCGGCCGGAGCAATGGCATTATATGTTTTAATTTGATACATTCGTATTCCTCCTAACGATGATGGGCTTCAAAATTATCTAGGTAGTCGACGAGCGCCTGAACACCGGCTAGCGGCATGGCATTATAGAGACTCGCACGCATCCCGCCTACTAAGCGATGGCCTTTCAGGTTGACTAACCCGTGTTCTTGAGCATCTTGGATAACTTGATTATCTAGGTCGGTATTGCCAGTGATAAATGGCACGTTCATCGTTGATCGATCGCTAGTCTTAACAGGGTTAGTAAATAGTCGTGACTGGTCTAAAAAGTCGTAAAGTAAGGCAGCTTTAGCATGGTTACGGGCAACCATTGTATCAAGGCCGCCCTGCTGTTTTAGCCACTTTAGAACGAGTCCTGCCGCGTAGATGGCGAAAACTGGTGGTGTGTTGAACATTGAATTTTTCGCTGCAAATAGTTGATAATCCAACATGCTGGGCAGATTGTCAACGTGGCCGATTAGATCATCACGTACAATCACAATTGTTAGACCGGCTGGGCCAAGGTTCTTCTGGGCACCGGCAAAGATCAGTCCGAAATCACTTACTTGGTAGGACTCACCTAAGAAATTCGATGACATATCAGCAGCAAGTGGTACGCGCCCCGTATTAGGCAAGGCGGTCGTCATCGTCCCTTCGATAGTATTATTAGTTGTCAGATGAACATAATCGAGATTTTGATCAACTGGCCGTGCTAAAATTGGTAGTTGTTTAAAGTTTGTCTCGGCACCACTGGCTAGAACATGGACCTTTGTGCCAACCCGTTCGGCTTCTGCAGCGGCGCGTTGTGCCCAGTGACCACTGTCAAGTAACCCGATGCGATGATGACGTGCCAGATTAAGTGGGGCAGCTGTAAACTGTAGTGTGCCGCCACCTTGAAAGAAGAGTACGTGATAATTGTCAGGAATCGTCAGCAAATCTCTAAGGTCTTGTTCAGCATCGTGTAGGACTTGTTCGAATAAATTAGAGCGGTGTGATATTTCTAAAATACTCATGCCGGAATCTTGAAATGATGGCAATTCCGCTTGAATTTGAGCGATGACTGGCTGTGGTAAGACGGCGGGGCCGGCAGAAAAATTATAAATTGACATATAAGATCCTCGCTTTCAATTGATTAATTAGGGTAATATAAAAAGTCCTCGCAGTCAGATTCGACTACCAGGACGAGTAATAGCAAGTTTAAGCAATTGCACCCGGTAGCGAATGTTTTAACATCCGTGTTCGGGCTGATTTGCATACGCAAAATTAGGCCAACACAGATAGGTGTGTAGACCAGGAGGAACTGATATTATGATTGATATGCTTAAATAAAATCATCAGTACGACTCCCTTTCGTTAAACTGGCATTAGCGCCAGTAGGTTAATTGCGTTGGTACTAATTTAGCAAGCACTTTGTGGTTTGTCAAGCTGGATAATGAGAAAAAACTGTGACACAATCAGTATAATTAATAACAATTTAATCTTGGAGGCGCACGATGACAACCTTTTACGTGGTACGACATGGTCAAACAACGGCTAATGCTCAAAATTTAAAACAAGGTACGATCAATACGGCGATTACACATTTGAATCCCATTGGTCAGCAACAAGCGCAGGATTTACATGATACGTTTGATATTAGTTTTGCGGATCGCCTGATTTGTAGTCCACTCGATCGTACTCAGGCGACGGCTGCAATCTTAAATCAAGGTCGGGGGCTACCGATTAGCCTAGATGAGCGATTATTGGAAATTTCATACGGTCAGTGGGATGGACAGGATAATACGCGCCTGTTAGCGGCTTACCCGCAATACTTTGATCCGCTTTTGCAGGATGTTTTGCCTAGTTATGTGGAAGTTGCTACGGATGGTGAATCCTTTGCACAAGTACAACAACGGGTGCAGGCATTCTTGACAACAACAGCTCAAGCACATCCAGATGAGCGGATCATTGTCGTGACACACGGATTTACCGTTAAAGCAATGGTCTTAGCCGTTTTGAAACCAAGTGATCCGATGAGCCTGCCAGAGCCGGCCAATACTAGTGTGACCAAAATTGTGGTGGATGCCATCCATAGTCGACAGTACTTAGCGTACTACAATCGGTTAACACAATTTTAACGGGTCGGACTTAACGAACTGGACATTCCGGGCTACAATAGATGTTGGTTTGAAATAACCACATACTGTTGAACTTTATTTCAAATCAAGGTCGATTCAGGCAGCAACAGCAGACATCACATATAAACTCCTAAGTGAGGTGGTCCTAGCAATGGCGAGGACCACCTTTTTTGTAATCATAAGCGTTTGATCCGTGCCAATAATGCAGGCGCGGTATAATATAAATAGTATTTAAAAATTAGATGGGGTGAGTAATGATGACATATTCAGCAGCATCAACGCGCTATGATGGATTACCAATTCGGCGAGTAGGTAAGACTGGGTTACAATTACCGGTGGTCTCGTTAGGGTTATGGCGCAATTTTGGCGATGAAGCACCATTTGCTAATTCACGAGAAGTGGTGTTAGATGCTTTTGATCATGGTGTTTTTAGCTTTGATTTAGCAAACAATTATGGACCGTCGAAGGGATCAGCTGAACGGACTTTTGGACAAATCATGCAACGAGATTTGAAGCCATACCGCGATGAATTAGTGATTACGACTAAAGCTGGATATCCAGCATGGCCGGGACCATATGGGGCTTTTGGCTCGCGCAAGACTTTGATTAGTTCGCTGGATCGCAGCCTCAAACAGATGCACTTAGATTACGTGGATATTTTTTATTCACATCGCCCAGATCCTAATATTGATTTACGTGAAACAGCTGCAGCTCTTGATCAATTGGTACGACAAGGCAAGGCGCTGTATGTGGGAATTTCAAATTATGACCGAGAGCAGACGGCGACGATGATTAAATATTTTAATGAAATGCATACGCCGTTTACGGTCAATCAATATTCATATAATATGCTGAACCAACAAGCTCAGGCAACGGGTTTGATTGATTATTTAGGTCAGCATAATGCGGGATTAGTGGCATATGGTCCATTAGCTGAAGGGCTATTGACGCAGCGTTACTTGCGAGGCATTCCGGCTGACTTTCCGATTCATCGGACAAATAAATATTTGTTTGATCAGGGGATGACTAATGTGGTCAAGCAGTTGAATGACTTGAATCAAATTGCTCAACAACGGGGCCAAACCTTAGCGCAGATGGCATTAGCTTGGTTACTGCGGTCACAAATCGTTACCAGTGTCATTATCGGTACGACCAGTATTGATCATTTGCACGCGAATCTTGAAGCGACAAATAATTTAACCTTTAGTGATGATGAAGTTAAAGCGATTACCGCGATTTTGCAGTAAGTTTCATCAACACAATGGTAACGGCCACTCACTAGCATTCGTAATGCTAGTGAGTGGCCGTTAAGCTTCATGATGAATTATGGGTCAAACGTGACTGACGTCTTTGAGTGTTACTTTTTTAGCTCGATTATGCAAACAATATGATAATAAATTCTGTGTTGCCGCTAACTGAAGACAAACTGAATCCGGGTGATTTTAAAGCAATCTGAGTGAATGTTCGGCAACTCCGGTAGTTAACGGCTTAATTAGTTGGCCCGCGGAATTGCTGATTATTACAAATAACCGGTATATCAACGTCATCAAAATGTAATAGTTTTTATCGAACGTACGTTCTAAAAGTGTGCTATGATGGAGCTACTATTTCGATGAGGTGATCTAATGGAACAGCTGAAACCAATTGAAGCGTCGTTATTGCAAGCTTATGAGTTAAACTGCGTGGTCCGATTAACTTTAAGTGATGGTCACCAACCTAGTGGCTTGATTGCAGCTGTGGACGACCAGCAGCTTTTTTTGAATCAACAAGCGGGCGTTGTTAAGCCGATTGCTTTGAGTGACGTCACCGCCATTGATTTTCTTAAACAGTCTTGGTGGCAGCGGTAATCCTAGAGGTCGTATTTGGTCATGATTTCGTGACGACGAAATTTGGTAATGGCAGTAATCAATTCAAGTGGTAGGGGCTGATCCAGTGGAAATTGGACGGCCCCTTTACTAGTTTTATAATCGATTAACTGATCATGAAAAGCATCGATGGCACTTGGTGTTGGGTATAGGCCAAAATGGTGCTTAAATAACGCAAAATGAATGACGTTTTCGTGCCAATAAAAGGTCGGCATCTGGTACTTCAGCTGCTCTTGTGCTTCAGGCAAGATGGCCACAATGGTTTGTCTCAGGACGGTTAATTGATGCTGATAAGCCTGAGGGGTGTTAGCAATATATGTCTCAATCGGGGTCATGTTGAAGGTCCTCCTGGTCACGTAACTCGGTAGCTAAAGCAGCATCAGGGACAACGGTAATGGTGCGTGCAGGGCCACTGAAGGTAACGAGTCCAGCCTTAGCGCCCTTAGGCTTGCGCATCTGGCCAACGGTAAGCACGTCAACGGGAACTCGGTTCAAGTCGCGCCCCTTGCTGTAGTAGGCCGTCAATACAGCGGCTTCTTGCAATGTCTGCTCACTCGGGTGATTACTGTGAATGACTACATGTGAGCCGGGAATCTCACCACCAGCATGCATCCAGTAATAATCTTTACGGGCCGTCAATGTCAGGTGGTCATTTTGACGACTATTCTTACCGACCTCTACTAGTACATGGTCGTGGGTGTAGAAACGGCGTGGATGGGCAGGGGTTGGAGCCTTAGATGAATGTAGGACGTGAGTATGGATCGCGCCCGTAGCAATCAAGGTTTGTTTAAGGGTTGCGACCGCTTGTGGATTATCAGGGTCAAACGCTGCTTGTGTAGCTAGTTGATGTTGTAATGCTGCTTGAGCATTTGCCAGGTTTTGCTGGACGGTTGCTTGACCGCGTTTACTTTTGCGATACCGATGAAAATAATCTTCGGCATTTTCCATAATTGATTTTTTAATATCGAGCTTAATACTGAGTTGTTGACCAAAATGTTGGTAGTCAGGTAATTCAACGAAGTGGTGATGACCGTCGATCTGACTGGCGTATGTCTTTAATAACGTGCCCTTTACTTGCAAATCACTGGCATCAGGTAAGTGTTCTAGTGCTTTTGTCAATGATTCGATTTGTTTACGGGTGTGGTGAATTAAGTGCGCTAATCCAGTCTGGACTAGGTCGACATCAGTTGTGATTGTCATGAATTGGGTTCCTCTAATCTGTAAAAGTTAACCCCTTAATGATAACATGTTACAGTTGATTAGCAGTGAATGATTGATACCAGCGTTAGGATGTTAGCTAAATGGGGTTGAAAAAAGTTGAGCAATTTTCAGAAAAGTTCGGTATTCTATTACATGGGAGTTGATTGAGAAATGCAAAAAACATTAATTATTAACGCGGGTAGCTCGTCATTAAAATGGCAATTATTTGCTATGCCTGCTGAAACGGTGGTTGCTAGTGGCCTCGTCGAACGGATCAGTATGCCAGGTTCGATCTTTACTATTAAGTATGGTGACCATCAAAAATTCGAGACGACGGTCGATAACTTAGATCAGAATCATGCGGCGCAAATGCTGTTGACTGAATTACAACGGTTGGCCATTATTGATTCATTAGCAGAAATTACAGCAGTTGCTCACCGGGTCGTTGCGGGTGGGGAAACGTTCAAACAAGCGGTTGAAGTAACGCCAACCGTACTCGAAGCCATCAAAGGGCTTAGTGACTTTGCTCCATTGCATAATCCAATGGAGGCGCGTGGTATTGAGACCATGGCGCAGGCGTTACCGGCCGTGAAACAGTACGCGGTATTTGATAGTCAGTTCTTCACTGACTTACCAGAAATGAATGCGATTTACAGTTTGCCATATGAACTGACTCAAAAATACCATATTCGTCGTTACGGTGAACACGGTATTTCCCATGGTTACCTAACCGGTCGGGCTGCTGAATTATTGAGTAGGCCTAAAGCCGAGGTTAATCTTGTGACGTTACATTTAGGCAGTGGTGCTTCTTTAGCTGCTGTTAAAAATGGACGGGCCTTCGATACGTCCATGGGATTTACGCCATTGACGGGTGTCACAATGGGAACGCGAGCAGGTGATGTTGACCCAGCCATCTTGCCATTTCTAATGAAGACCCTAAACATTGATGATCCAAATGAAATTATGATGATGCTCAATAATCAATCAGGGCTATTAGGTATTTCGGAGATTTCACCGGATATGCGTGAAATTCGCGCACAGGAAACGACCAATCCACAGGCGCGCTTGGCCGTTGAAATTTTTGTTAACCGGATTGCTAAGTACGCTGGCAGTTATTTAACAGAATTAAAACGAGCAGACGCCTTGATTTTTGCTGGTGGTATTGGTGAACACAACGCGGCGTTGCGGCAACAGATTATTGATGAACTTAGTATTTTTGGGATTACAC from Lactiplantibacillus paraplantarum includes the following:
- a CDS encoding NFACT family protein, with the translated sequence MTITTDVDLVQTGLAHLIHHTRKQIESLTKALEHLPDASDLQVKGTLLKTYASQIDGHHHFVELPDYQHFGQQLSIKLDIKKSIMENAEDYFHRYRKSKRGQATVQQNLANAQAALQHQLATQAAFDPDNPQAVATLKQTLIATGAIHTHVLHSSKAPTPAHPRRFYTHDHVLVEVGKNSRQNDHLTLTARKDYYWMHAGGEIPGSHVVIHSNHPSEQTLQEAAVLTAYYSKGRDLNRVPVDVLTVGQMRKPKGAKAGLVTFSGPARTITVVPDAALATELRDQEDLQHDPD
- a CDS encoding aldo/keto reductase; the encoded protein is MTYSAASTRYDGLPIRRVGKTGLQLPVVSLGLWRNFGDEAPFANSREVVLDAFDHGVFSFDLANNYGPSKGSAERTFGQIMQRDLKPYRDELVITTKAGYPAWPGPYGAFGSRKTLISSLDRSLKQMHLDYVDIFYSHRPDPNIDLRETAAALDQLVRQGKALYVGISNYDREQTATMIKYFNEMHTPFTVNQYSYNMLNQQAQATGLIDYLGQHNAGLVAYGPLAEGLLTQRYLRGIPADFPIHRTNKYLFDQGMTNVVKQLNDLNQIAQQRGQTLAQMALAWLLRSQIVTSVIIGTTSIDHLHANLEATNNLTFSDDEVKAITAILQ
- a CDS encoding iron chaperone produces the protein MTPIETYIANTPQAYQHQLTVLRQTIVAILPEAQEQLKYQMPTFYWHENVIHFALFKHHFGLYPTPSAIDAFHDQLIDYKTSKGAVQFPLDQPLPLELITAITKFRRHEIMTKYDL
- a CDS encoding acetate/propionate family kinase, producing MQKTLIINAGSSSLKWQLFAMPAETVVASGLVERISMPGSIFTIKYGDHQKFETTVDNLDQNHAAQMLLTELQRLAIIDSLAEITAVAHRVVAGGETFKQAVEVTPTVLEAIKGLSDFAPLHNPMEARGIETMAQALPAVKQYAVFDSQFFTDLPEMNAIYSLPYELTQKYHIRRYGEHGISHGYLTGRAAELLSRPKAEVNLVTLHLGSGASLAAVKNGRAFDTSMGFTPLTGVTMGTRAGDVDPAILPFLMKTLNIDDPNEIMMMLNNQSGLLGISEISPDMREIRAQETTNPQARLAVEIFVNRIAKYAGSYLTELKRADALIFAGGIGEHNAALRQQIIDELSIFGITLDPELNEAGNEGIISRKDSKIKVMLIPTNEELAMVRQVAALQN